From the genome of Sporosarcina sp. 6E9, one region includes:
- the rpsS gene encoding 30S ribosomal protein S19, producing the protein MGRSLKKGPFADDHLLKKVDAQKGSEKKQVIRTWSRRSTIFPSFIGMTIAVYDGRKHVPVYVTEDMVGHKLGEFAPTRTFRNHGGDDKKTGR; encoded by the coding sequence ATGGGCCGAAGCTTGAAAAAAGGACCATTTGCAGACGATCATCTTTTAAAGAAAGTCGATGCACAAAAAGGTTCAGAGAAAAAGCAAGTAATTAGAACTTGGTCACGACGTTCCACAATTTTCCCGTCTTTCATCGGAATGACGATTGCAGTATACGATGGTCGTAAACACGTTCCAGTATACGTAACAGAAGATATGGTAGGACATAAACTAGGTGAATTCGCACCAACACGTACATTTAGAAATCACGGTGGCGACGATAAGAAAACAGGTCGTTAA
- the rpsQ gene encoding 30S ribosomal protein S17, producing the protein MTERNERKVYTGRVVSDKMDKTITVLVETQKKHTLYGKRMKYSKKHKVHDELNEAKMGDIVRITETRPLSKSKRFRLTEIVKKAIVI; encoded by the coding sequence ATGACTGAGCGTAATGAGCGCAAAGTATATACAGGGCGCGTCGTTTCTGACAAAATGGATAAAACGATTACTGTGTTGGTCGAAACACAAAAGAAACACACTTTATACGGTAAGCGTATGAAATATTCAAAAAAGCACAAAGTTCATGATGAGTTGAACGAAGCGAAAATGGGAGATATCGTTCGCATCACGGAAACGCGTCCGCTTTCGAAATCAAAACGTTTCCGCCTAACTGAAATCGTCAAAAAAGCAATCGTTATTTAA
- the rpsJ gene encoding 30S ribosomal protein S10, protein MAKQKIRIRLKAYDHSILDQSAEKIVETAKRSGASVSGPIPLPTERSVYTILRSVHVNKDSREQFEMRTHKRLIDIVNPTPQTVDALMKLDLPSGVDIEIKL, encoded by the coding sequence ATGGCAAAACAAAAGATTCGTATTCGTTTAAAAGCATATGATCACAGTATTCTTGATCAGTCAGCTGAAAAGATTGTCGAAACAGCAAAACGTTCTGGAGCAAGTGTATCGGGTCCGATACCACTACCGACAGAAAGATCTGTTTACACGATTCTACGTTCAGTGCACGTTAACAAGGATTCTCGTGAACAGTTTGAAATGCGCACACATAAACGTCTTATCGATATTGTTAACCCGACACCACAAACTGTCGATGCGTTAATGAAACTCGATTTACCATCAGGCGTAGACATTGAAATCAAATTATAA
- the tuf gene encoding elongation factor Tu, with product MGKEKFDRSKTHANIGTIGHVDHGKTTLTAAIATVLAKRLGGTAQSYDQVDNAPEEKERGITINTSHIEYETENRHYAHVDCPGHADYVKNMITGAAQMDGGILVVSAADGPMPQTREHILLSRNVGVPYLVVFMNKCDMVDDEELLELVEMEIRDLLSEYDFPGDDIPVIQGSALKALEGDEGYEDKIMELMAAVDEYIPTPPRQTDKPFMMPVEDVFSITGRGTVATGRVERGQVKVGDTVDIIGIVDEAKSTTVTGVEMFRKLLDYAEAGDNIGALLRGVSREDIQRGQVLAKPGSIVPHTSFTSEVYVLSKEEGGRHTPFFSNYRPQFYFRTTDVTGVIELPEGVEMVMPGDNVEMKIELISPIALEEGTRFSIREGGRTVGSGVVASIQK from the coding sequence ATGGGTAAAGAAAAATTCGATCGTTCCAAAACGCACGCGAATATTGGAACAATTGGTCACGTTGACCATGGTAAAACAACACTAACAGCTGCAATCGCAACAGTTCTTGCGAAAAGACTAGGTGGGACAGCTCAGTCATATGACCAAGTTGATAACGCACCAGAAGAAAAAGAGCGTGGAATCACGATTAACACGTCTCACATCGAGTACGAAACTGAAAACCGTCACTACGCGCACGTTGACTGCCCAGGTCACGCGGACTACGTTAAAAACATGATTACTGGAGCAGCACAAATGGACGGCGGAATCCTAGTTGTATCTGCAGCTGACGGCCCAATGCCACAAACACGTGAGCACATTCTACTTTCACGTAACGTAGGTGTTCCTTACTTAGTAGTATTCATGAACAAATGTGACATGGTTGATGACGAAGAGCTACTTGAACTAGTAGAAATGGAGATCCGTGATCTTCTATCTGAGTATGACTTCCCTGGCGATGACATTCCTGTTATCCAAGGTTCAGCGCTTAAAGCACTAGAAGGCGACGAAGGCTACGAAGATAAAATTATGGAACTTATGGCTGCTGTTGATGAGTACATCCCAACACCACCACGTCAAACTGACAAACCATTCATGATGCCTGTTGAGGACGTGTTCTCAATTACAGGTCGTGGTACAGTTGCAACTGGACGTGTTGAGCGTGGACAAGTTAAAGTAGGCGATACTGTTGATATCATCGGTATTGTTGACGAAGCTAAATCTACTACTGTAACAGGTGTAGAAATGTTCCGTAAACTTCTTGACTATGCAGAAGCTGGCGACAACATTGGTGCTCTTCTTCGTGGAGTATCACGTGAAGATATCCAACGTGGACAAGTACTTGCTAAACCAGGTTCAATTGTTCCGCACACAAGCTTCACTTCTGAAGTATATGTTCTATCAAAAGAAGAGGGTGGCCGTCACACGCCATTCTTCTCAAACTACCGTCCTCAGTTCTACTTCCGTACAACTGACGTAACGGGTGTAATCGAACTTCCTGAAGGCGTAGAAATGGTTATGCCTGGCGATAACGTAGAAATGAAGATCGAACTTATTTCTCCAATCGCTCTTGAAGAAGGTACGCGTTTCTCTATCCGTGAGGGTGGACGTACTGTTGGATCAGGCGTAGTAGCTTCAATCCAAAAATAA
- the rplX gene encoding 50S ribosomal protein L24 yields the protein MHVKKGDKVMVISGKDKGKTGVILAAFPKKDRVIVEGANIVKKHTKPNQENPQGGIMSIEAAIHVSNVMLIDPKTNEPTRVGYKIEDGKKVRVAKKSGAVLDN from the coding sequence ATGCATGTAAAAAAAGGCGATAAAGTTATGGTCATATCCGGGAAAGACAAAGGTAAGACCGGCGTGATCCTAGCAGCTTTTCCTAAGAAGGACCGTGTGATTGTTGAAGGTGCAAACATCGTTAAGAAACACACGAAACCAAATCAGGAAAACCCTCAAGGTGGAATTATGAGCATAGAGGCAGCGATTCATGTTTCAAACGTCATGCTAATCGACCCTAAAACTAACGAGCCAACTCGTGTAGGGTACAAGATTGAAGATGGCAAAAAAGTTCGTGTTGCTAAAAAATCCGGTGCAGTACTGGATAACTAA
- the rplV gene encoding 50S ribosomal protein L22 — MQQAKATARTVRIAPRKVRLVVDLIRGKKIGEAVAILRLTPRAASPAVEKALNSAVANAEHNYEMNVENLIVSEIFVDEGPTLKRFRPRAQGRASAINKRTSHITVVVAEKKEG, encoded by the coding sequence ATGCAACAAGCTAAAGCTACTGCCCGCACAGTCCGTATTGCTCCTCGTAAAGTTCGTCTTGTGGTTGATCTTATCAGAGGTAAGAAAATCGGTGAAGCTGTGGCAATTCTACGCCTGACGCCGAGAGCGGCATCTCCAGCTGTAGAAAAAGCATTGAATTCAGCCGTCGCAAACGCTGAACATAACTATGAAATGAATGTCGAGAACTTAATCGTTAGCGAAATATTCGTTGATGAAGGACCGACATTGAAACGTTTCCGCCCACGTGCACAGGGACGCGCAAGTGCTATCAACAAACGCACAAGCCATATCACTGTCGTGGTTGCAGAGAAGAAGGAGGGATAA
- the rpsC gene encoding 30S ribosomal protein S3, which produces MGQKIHPNGLRVGIIRDWESKWYAEKDYATLLHEDLKIREYIDKKLVDASVSKVEIERAAKRVNISIHTAKPGMVIGKGGSEVEALRKQLNSITGKRVHINIIEIKRADLDAKLVAEGIARQLEGRVSFRRVQKQAIQRTIRAGAKGIKTQVSGRLGGADIARAEHYSEGTVPLHTLRADIDYAHAEADTTFGKLGVKVWIYRGEVLPARKKNSEEGGN; this is translated from the coding sequence GTGGGTCAAAAAATACATCCTAATGGTTTGCGTGTCGGTATCATCCGTGACTGGGAGTCAAAATGGTACGCAGAAAAAGACTACGCAACATTATTGCATGAAGACTTAAAGATTCGTGAGTATATTGACAAGAAATTAGTTGACGCATCTGTTTCTAAAGTAGAAATCGAACGTGCTGCAAAGCGTGTAAACATTTCTATTCACACTGCGAAACCTGGAATGGTAATTGGTAAAGGTGGCTCCGAGGTCGAAGCTCTCCGTAAACAATTGAATTCAATTACAGGCAAACGTGTACACATCAACATCATCGAAATTAAACGTGCAGATCTTGACGCGAAATTAGTAGCTGAAGGCATAGCACGTCAATTAGAAGGCCGTGTTTCATTCCGTCGTGTGCAAAAACAAGCAATTCAACGCACAATTCGTGCTGGCGCGAAAGGAATTAAAACACAAGTTTCTGGACGTCTTGGCGGTGCAGACATCGCTCGTGCAGAACACTATAGTGAAGGTACTGTTCCTCTTCATACTTTACGTGCAGACATTGACTACGCTCATGCAGAAGCTGATACAACATTCGGTAAGCTTGGCGTAAAAGTATGGATTTACAGAGGAGAAGTCCTTCCAGCGAGAAAGAAGAACTCTGAGGAAGGAGGCAACTAA
- the fusA gene encoding elongation factor G: protein MEREFSLENTRNIGIMAHIDAGKTTTTERILYYTGRIHKLGETHEGASQMDWMEQEQERGITITSAATTAQWKGHRVNIIDTPGHVDFTVEVERSLRVLDGAVTVLDAQSGVEPQTETVWRQATNYSVPRLVFVNKMDKTGADFLYALSTLHDRLGANAHPIQLPIGAEDQFEAIIDLIEMNATFYGDDTGMDLQVREIPEEYVAQAEEYREKLIEAVAEFDEDLMEKYLNGEELTVTEIKEAIRKATLNVEFYPVVCGTAFKNKGVQRVLDAVIDYLPSPTDVIPMTGVNPDTEEEVTRPADDKGPFSALAFKVMTDPYVGKLTFFRVYSGTLKSGSYVQNTSKGKRERVGRILQMHADSREEISEVHSGDIAAAVGLRDTGTGDTLCDEKSPVILESMDFPEPVISVAIEPKTKADQDKMGQALVKLQEEDPTFHAHTDEETGEVIIAGMGELHLDVLVDRMRREFNVAANVGAPQVSYRETFRQGAEVEGKFVRQSGGRGQYGHVWVEFSPNEVGAGFEFIDNIVGGSVPREYISSVEAGIRDALDNGVIAGYPLIDIKARLFDGSYHDVDSNEMAFKIAGSMALKNAASKVNPVILEPMMKVDVIIPEEYMGDIMGDITSRRGRVEGMEARGNAQVVAAMVPLAEMFGYATSLRSNTQGRGVFSMVFDHYEEVPKSVAEEIIKKNKGE from the coding sequence ATGGAAAGAGAGTTCTCCTTAGAGAATACTCGTAACATTGGAATCATGGCTCACATTGACGCTGGTAAAACAACGACAACTGAGCGTATCCTTTATTACACAGGTCGTATTCATAAACTTGGTGAAACGCATGAAGGTGCATCTCAAATGGACTGGATGGAGCAAGAGCAAGAGCGTGGAATTACTATCACGTCTGCCGCTACAACAGCTCAATGGAAAGGTCACCGCGTAAACATCATCGATACACCGGGACACGTAGACTTCACTGTTGAAGTTGAACGTTCTTTACGGGTACTTGATGGTGCTGTAACAGTTCTTGATGCACAATCAGGTGTTGAGCCTCAAACTGAAACAGTATGGAGACAAGCTACAAACTATTCAGTTCCACGTTTAGTATTCGTTAACAAAATGGACAAGACAGGTGCAGATTTCCTTTACGCACTAAGCACACTCCATGATCGTCTAGGTGCAAACGCACACCCGATCCAGTTACCGATTGGCGCGGAAGATCAATTTGAAGCAATTATCGACTTAATCGAAATGAATGCAACTTTTTACGGTGATGACACTGGAATGGATCTTCAAGTCCGTGAAATCCCTGAAGAATATGTTGCACAAGCAGAAGAATACCGCGAGAAATTAATTGAAGCGGTTGCTGAATTCGATGAAGATTTGATGGAGAAATATTTGAACGGCGAAGAGCTAACTGTAACTGAAATTAAAGAAGCGATTCGTAAAGCAACACTAAACGTAGAGTTTTATCCTGTCGTTTGTGGAACAGCGTTCAAAAACAAAGGTGTTCAACGCGTTCTTGACGCAGTTATCGACTACCTTCCATCACCAACTGACGTTATTCCGATGACAGGTGTTAATCCTGATACTGAGGAAGAAGTTACACGTCCTGCAGACGACAAAGGCCCATTCTCGGCACTTGCGTTTAAAGTTATGACGGATCCATATGTAGGGAAACTTACATTCTTCCGTGTATACTCAGGGACACTAAAATCCGGTTCTTATGTTCAGAACACTTCTAAAGGTAAGCGTGAGCGCGTAGGACGTATTCTACAAATGCATGCTGACTCCCGTGAAGAAATTTCTGAAGTGCACTCCGGAGATATCGCGGCTGCAGTCGGACTAAGAGATACAGGTACGGGAGACACGCTATGTGACGAGAAATCACCAGTTATTCTCGAATCTATGGACTTCCCAGAACCAGTTATCTCAGTAGCGATTGAACCAAAAACAAAAGCAGACCAAGATAAAATGGGTCAAGCTCTAGTTAAACTACAAGAAGAAGATCCAACTTTCCACGCTCATACTGACGAGGAAACTGGCGAAGTTATTATTGCAGGTATGGGTGAACTTCACCTAGACGTACTCGTAGACCGTATGCGTCGTGAGTTTAACGTTGCTGCAAACGTTGGTGCTCCACAAGTATCTTATCGTGAAACGTTCCGTCAAGGTGCGGAAGTTGAAGGTAAGTTCGTTCGTCAATCAGGTGGACGCGGACAGTATGGTCACGTTTGGGTTGAATTCTCACCAAACGAAGTGGGCGCAGGTTTCGAATTTATCGACAATATCGTCGGTGGATCTGTACCACGTGAATACATCAGTTCTGTTGAAGCAGGTATCCGTGATGCACTCGATAACGGGGTAATCGCAGGATATCCATTGATCGACATTAAAGCTCGTCTATTCGACGGTTCTTACCATGATGTTGACTCCAACGAGATGGCGTTTAAAATTGCCGGTTCTATGGCACTTAAAAACGCAGCTTCAAAAGTTAACCCAGTAATTTTGGAGCCAATGATGAAAGTTGATGTCATTATTCCAGAAGAATACATGGGCGATATCATGGGTGATATTACATCACGCCGTGGACGCGTTGAAGGAATGGAAGCTCGCGGTAATGCACAAGTTGTTGCTGCAATGGTTCCACTTGCTGAAATGTTTGGTTATGCAACATCACTTCGTTCTAACACACAAGGACGTGGCGTATTCTCAATGGTGTTTGATCACTATGAAGAAGTTCCGAAATCAGTTGCAGAAGAAATTATTAAAAAGAATAAAGGCGAATAA
- the rplC gene encoding 50S ribosomal protein L3 produces the protein MTKGILGKKIGMTQIFAENGDLIPVTVIEATPNIVLQKKNAETDGYEAIQLGFNDKRDKLSNKPEKGHVAKAETTPKRFIREFRGLDVNAHEVGQEVKVDTFAEGDIVDVVGTTKGKGFQGVIKRHGYSIGSMSHGSRFHRSPGSIGSVDAQRVFKGKKLPGRMGNKTVTIQNLEIVRVDAERNLLLIKGNVPGSRKSLIQVKSAIKGN, from the coding sequence ATGACCAAAGGAATCTTAGGGAAAAAAATCGGTATGACGCAAATTTTTGCTGAAAACGGTGATCTAATCCCAGTAACAGTGATTGAAGCTACTCCAAACATCGTTCTTCAAAAGAAGAATGCAGAAACGGACGGCTATGAAGCAATCCAACTAGGATTTAATGATAAAAGAGACAAGCTATCGAACAAACCTGAAAAGGGACACGTTGCGAAAGCTGAAACAACGCCTAAGCGCTTCATCCGCGAATTCCGTGGTTTGGACGTTAACGCACACGAGGTTGGTCAGGAAGTCAAAGTCGATACATTCGCAGAAGGCGATATCGTCGACGTAGTAGGTACAACAAAAGGTAAAGGTTTCCAAGGTGTTATTAAACGCCACGGTTACTCAATCGGTTCTATGTCTCATGGTTCACGTTTCCACCGTTCACCAGGTTCAATCGGATCTGTAGACGCTCAACGTGTCTTCAAAGGTAAGAAACTTCCAGGACGCATGGGAAATAAAACAGTAACAATTCAAAACCTTGAAATTGTAAGAGTTGACGCTGAGCGTAACTTGCTACTAATAAAAGGTAATGTTCCAGGATCACGTAAATCACTTATTCAAGTGAAAAGCGCGATTAAAGGGAACTAA
- the rplB gene encoding 50S ribosomal protein L2, whose translation MIKKYKPTSNGRRNMTSSDFSAITTDKPEKSLLAPVKRSGGRNNTGRTTVRHQGGGHKRQYRVIDFQRRKDGIPGRVATIEYDPNRSANIALINYADGEKRYILAPKGLQVGMTIMSGPDVDAKVGNALPLENIPMGSTIHNIELKPGKGGQLVRSAGTSAQLLGREGKYVIIRLQSGEVRMVLSACRATIGQVGNEQHELINIGKAGRSRWMGKRPAVRGSAMNPNDHPHGGGEGRTGIGMPSPLTPWGKPTLGYKTRKKNNASDKHIIRRRKK comes from the coding sequence GTGATTAAAAAATACAAACCTACTTCTAATGGACGTCGTAATATGACTTCTTCTGATTTCTCCGCTATTACTACGGATAAGCCAGAAAAATCATTGCTAGCACCGGTTAAACGGTCAGGCGGACGTAACAATACAGGTAGGACTACTGTTCGTCACCAAGGTGGCGGCCATAAACGCCAATACCGTGTCATCGATTTCCAACGTCGGAAAGATGGCATACCAGGACGCGTTGCTACGATCGAATACGATCCAAACCGTTCTGCAAACATCGCTTTGATTAACTATGCTGATGGAGAAAAACGTTATATCCTTGCTCCAAAGGGTCTTCAAGTTGGAATGACAATCATGTCAGGTCCAGATGTTGACGCTAAAGTAGGGAACGCACTTCCATTAGAAAACATTCCAATGGGTTCAACAATTCACAACATTGAATTGAAACCAGGAAAAGGTGGCCAACTTGTACGTTCAGCTGGTACATCTGCTCAACTTCTAGGACGTGAAGGTAAATATGTAATTATTCGTCTTCAATCCGGTGAAGTACGCATGGTTCTCTCTGCTTGCCGCGCAACAATCGGTCAAGTTGGAAACGAACAACACGAACTTATCAACATCGGTAAAGCAGGACGTTCACGCTGGATGGGTAAACGCCCGGCAGTACGTGGATCTGCAATGAACCCGAACGATCACCCGCACGGTGGAGGAGAAGGACGTACTGGAATCGGTATGCCATCACCACTTACACCATGGGGCAAACCAACACTTGGTTACAAAACGCGTAAGAAGAACAACGCTTCCGACAAACATATTATTCGTCGTCGTAAGAAGTAA
- the rplD gene encoding 50S ribosomal protein L4, which translates to MTKVSVLSQTGSSVGEIELNDAIFGIEPNEAILFEALVQQRASLRQGNHKVKNRSEVAGGGRKPWRQKGTGRARQGSIRSPQWRGGGVVFGPTPRSYSYKLPRKVRRIALLSALSSKVREENVIVLDQLAFDAPKTKEFVQVLKDLSINKKALIVTADLDETVALSARNIPGISVVTASSINVLDIVAHEKFVVTKAAVEKIEEVLG; encoded by the coding sequence ATGACAAAAGTATCCGTTTTAAGTCAAACAGGTTCTTCAGTTGGCGAAATCGAATTAAACGATGCGATTTTCGGAATCGAGCCAAATGAAGCGATTTTGTTTGAAGCATTGGTCCAACAGCGCGCATCATTACGCCAAGGTAACCACAAAGTGAAAAATCGTTCTGAAGTTGCTGGCGGTGGTCGTAAACCATGGCGTCAAAAAGGAACAGGCCGTGCTCGTCAAGGGTCAATCCGTTCCCCACAATGGCGTGGCGGTGGAGTTGTATTTGGTCCAACACCAAGAAGCTATTCATACAAACTACCAAGAAAAGTTCGCAGAATCGCTCTTTTATCTGCACTTTCATCAAAAGTACGTGAAGAGAACGTAATCGTTCTTGATCAACTAGCATTTGATGCACCAAAAACAAAAGAGTTCGTACAAGTATTAAAAGATCTATCAATCAACAAAAAAGCATTGATTGTCACTGCAGACCTTGATGAGACGGTGGCATTGTCCGCTCGTAACATTCCTGGAATCAGTGTAGTAACTGCTAGCAGCATCAATGTTCTTGATATCGTTGCGCATGAAAAGTTTGTCGTAACTAAAGCAGCAGTAGAAAAAATAGAGGAGGTGCTTGGTTAA
- the rpmC gene encoding 50S ribosomal protein L29: protein MKAKEIRDLTTAEIEQQVKSLKEELFNLRFQLATGQLENTARIGQVRKSIARMKTVIRQREISANN from the coding sequence ATGAAAGCTAAAGAAATCCGTGACTTAACAACTGCAGAGATTGAGCAACAAGTGAAATCACTGAAAGAAGAGCTTTTCAACCTTCGCTTCCAATTGGCGACTGGTCAATTAGAAAACACTGCACGCATCGGTCAAGTTCGTAAATCGATTGCGCGCATGAAAACTGTAATACGTCAAAGAGAAATCAGTGCAAATAACTGA
- the rplP gene encoding 50S ribosomal protein L16 translates to MLMPKRVKYRSVFRGNMRGTTKGGATVEFGEYGLQALEASWITNRQIEAARIAMTRYMKRGGKVWINIFPHKPYTKKPLEVRMGSGKGAVEGWVAVVKPGRIMFEIAGVDEEVAREALRLASHKLPIKSKFVKREEIGGESNES, encoded by the coding sequence ATGTTAATGCCTAAACGAGTTAAATATCGTAGCGTATTCCGCGGTAACATGCGTGGAACTACAAAAGGTGGAGCAACAGTTGAATTTGGTGAGTATGGTCTACAAGCTCTTGAAGCTTCATGGATCACTAACCGCCAAATCGAAGCAGCACGTATTGCAATGACACGTTACATGAAACGTGGCGGGAAAGTTTGGATCAACATTTTCCCACACAAACCATATACAAAAAAGCCTCTTGAAGTTCGGATGGGTTCCGGTAAGGGTGCTGTTGAAGGCTGGGTCGCAGTTGTTAAACCTGGTAGAATCATGTTTGAAATTGCAGGTGTCGATGAAGAGGTAGCTCGTGAAGCGCTTCGTCTTGCATCTCACAAGCTTCCTATTAAAAGTAAGTTTGTAAAACGTGAAGAAATTGGTGGTGAATCTAATGAAAGCTAA
- the rplN gene encoding 50S ribosomal protein L14 has protein sequence MIQQESRMKVADNSGAREVLTIKVLGGTGRKVANIGDIVVCTVKKATPGGVVKKGEVVKAVIVRTKTGVRRNDGSYITFDENACVIIRDDKSPRGTRIFGPVARELRDSNFMRIISLAPEVL, from the coding sequence ATGATTCAACAGGAAAGTCGTATGAAAGTCGCCGATAACTCAGGCGCTCGTGAAGTTCTTACAATTAAAGTACTTGGTGGTACAGGTCGTAAAGTAGCCAATATTGGTGATATTGTTGTCTGTACAGTGAAAAAAGCAACACCAGGTGGCGTTGTCAAGAAGGGTGAAGTCGTCAAGGCTGTTATCGTGCGTACAAAAACTGGTGTTCGTCGTAACGACGGATCATATATAACATTCGATGAGAACGCATGCGTAATCATCCGGGACGATAAGAGCCCACGTGGAACACGTATTTTTGGACCTGTTGCTCGCGAACTACGCGACAGCAATTTCATGAGAATTATTTCTCTAGCTCCAGAAGTACTTTAA
- a CDS encoding Na+/H+ antiporter family protein, with amino-acid sequence MNAVLIAVVVMLLLSLFRVNVVLALVVGAFAGGLTGGLSFETTIDSFSSGLGAGANIALSYALLGGFALAISQTGIPQLLVNGMLKIVQKDGEENRTALGKVLVILILLTMAIFSQNLIPIHIAFIPLLVPPILHVLNMLKIDRRLIASVLTFGLTVPYMILPYGFGFIYHEILATQMELAGLTINMSDIPKAMVIPVIGLVVGLVIAVFISYRKPREYEDRQIELSQEVVQIKTSNLIFTVLALIGTLAVQIPTESMIAGAVTGIIILYVTGALKWKEADNLINDGMKMMAFVGFVMIAANGFAAVLQETGHVNLLVKSTSEMLGANKGVAAMLMLLVGLIVTMGIGSSFATIPIIASIFVPLSIEFGFSTMAIIALVGTAAALGDAGSPASDSTLGPTAGLNADGQHNHIWDSCVPTFLHFSIPLLVFGWIAVMLLN; translated from the coding sequence ATGAATGCAGTACTTATAGCGGTAGTCGTTATGTTGTTATTAAGTTTGTTTAGAGTGAATGTGGTGCTCGCCTTAGTTGTGGGAGCATTCGCGGGCGGATTGACGGGTGGGTTGTCGTTTGAAACGACGATTGACTCATTTTCGAGTGGCCTCGGTGCGGGCGCTAATATCGCGTTGAGTTACGCATTGTTAGGTGGATTCGCGCTTGCGATATCACAAACGGGTATACCGCAGTTACTTGTCAATGGCATGTTGAAGATCGTTCAGAAAGACGGCGAAGAAAATCGTACTGCTCTTGGGAAGGTATTAGTCATATTGATCTTGCTTACCATGGCGATATTCTCGCAAAACTTGATCCCGATACATATTGCATTCATTCCGTTGTTAGTGCCACCGATTTTACATGTATTAAATATGCTGAAAATAGACCGACGTTTAATCGCATCTGTTCTAACTTTCGGATTAACCGTTCCTTATATGATTTTGCCATACGGCTTCGGATTCATTTACCATGAGATATTGGCGACGCAAATGGAGCTTGCAGGTCTAACGATTAATATGTCAGATATTCCAAAAGCGATGGTTATTCCTGTAATCGGGCTAGTTGTCGGATTGGTTATTGCGGTTTTCATATCTTATCGTAAACCGAGGGAGTATGAAGATCGACAAATCGAACTATCCCAAGAAGTTGTACAAATAAAAACTAGTAATCTAATATTTACTGTCCTTGCATTAATCGGAACATTGGCCGTGCAAATACCAACAGAATCTATGATTGCGGGAGCTGTTACTGGAATCATTATTTTATATGTAACTGGCGCTCTGAAATGGAAGGAAGCAGATAATCTTATTAACGATGGTATGAAAATGATGGCATTTGTCGGTTTTGTAATGATTGCCGCAAACGGATTTGCAGCTGTTCTTCAAGAAACTGGACATGTTAATTTGTTGGTGAAGAGCACTAGCGAAATGTTAGGCGCAAATAAAGGTGTAGCAGCAATGTTAATGCTGTTGGTTGGTTTAATCGTAACGATGGGAATTGGATCATCATTTGCTACGATTCCAATCATCGCATCCATCTTTGTTCCATTAAGTATCGAATTCGGCTTTAGTACGATGGCGATTATTGCATTAGTAGGGACGGCTGCAGCACTTGGAGATGCCGGTTCACCTGCCTCAGACTCAACGTTAGGTCCAACAGCAGGATTAAATGCAGACGGACAGCACAATCATATTTGGGACTCTTGTGTACCGACTTTTCTTCACTTCAGTATTCCGCTATTAGTTTTCGGCTGGATTGCTGTTATGTTACTTAATTAA
- the rplW gene encoding 50S ribosomal protein L23: MEARDILKRPVITERTSDQMEFKKYTFDVDTRANKTQVKHAVEEIFGVKVEKVNVQNYKGKFKRMGKHAGYTNKRRKAIVTLTEDSNDIELFEL, from the coding sequence ATGGAAGCACGTGATATCTTAAAACGTCCGGTCATTACCGAGCGTACTTCTGATCAAATGGAATTCAAAAAATACACTTTCGATGTCGACACGCGCGCAAACAAAACACAAGTTAAGCATGCTGTTGAAGAAATCTTCGGAGTGAAAGTAGAAAAAGTAAACGTACAGAACTATAAAGGCAAGTTCAAACGTATGGGGAAACACGCTGGTTACACAAACAAACGCCGTAAAGCGATTGTTACGCTAACTGAGGACTCAAACGACATCGAACTATTCGAACTATAA